One genomic segment of Verrucomicrobiia bacterium includes these proteins:
- a CDS encoding NUDIX domain-containing protein — protein sequence MQEVWQLYGEDGQPLTGQGASKDDAYTKGLLHAASQIWIWRYTDSGVEVLVQKRAAGKRTWPNFYDISVGGHINLGETPEAAGKREAQEELGLDVQTAMLESIGRYRVHVPVGDTDDIENEFQYMYLLQVAPDTAFILDTSELASVEWKPLDTFMDEVYHHSDLYVPHGNDYFEKVIQALRTKPTP from the coding sequence ATGCAAGAAGTATGGCAACTATACGGCGAAGATGGGCAGCCGCTGACCGGCCAAGGCGCCAGTAAAGACGACGCCTACACCAAGGGGCTCCTGCATGCCGCCAGCCAAATATGGATCTGGCGATATACAGACAGTGGCGTAGAAGTGCTGGTGCAAAAACGAGCTGCTGGCAAACGCACCTGGCCCAACTTTTATGACATTTCTGTGGGCGGACACATCAACCTGGGCGAGACACCCGAAGCTGCCGGCAAACGCGAAGCCCAGGAAGAGCTGGGTCTGGATGTTCAGACAGCCATGCTGGAATCAATCGGCCGTTATCGGGTGCACGTACCAGTTGGTGACACTGACGACATTGAAAATGAGTTCCAGTATATGTACTTGCTCCAGGTGGCGCCGGACACCGCTTTTATCCTAGATACGAGCGAATTAGCCTCTGTAGAGTGGAAGCCGCTGGATACTTTCATGGACGAGGTATACCACCACTCCGACCTGTATGTGCCACATGGCAACGACTACTTTGAAAAGGTCATACAGGCCCTGCGCACCAAGCCCACACCATAG
- a CDS encoding protein phosphatase 2C domain-containing protein, which produces MLTHSDFEFAAGSVIGREHRDVIKNCQDGFTVVQGDLCTVAIVADGCGSGAHSEVGAQLGVRLLATSICNEVRHRRSYDLNWERIRMDVLSQLSVLTRSMGGDYRETVNSHFLFTVVGALLAYDAAIFFAIGDGVIMVNNELIPGLGPFPGNKPPYLGYGLLPGNVDLAPDDLEFQIVAQCPLDDLESFLIGSDGVLDLRRVSQKCMPGISKQVGGIEQFWTDDRYFDNEELVNRQLKLIGRDWPRRNPQLGLLPDDTALVAGRRHQQPSP; this is translated from the coding sequence GTGCTTACCCACAGCGATTTTGAATTCGCTGCAGGCAGCGTCATTGGCCGCGAACACCGCGACGTGATCAAGAACTGCCAGGACGGCTTCACCGTTGTCCAGGGAGACTTGTGCACCGTGGCAATCGTGGCAGACGGCTGCGGCAGCGGAGCGCACAGCGAAGTTGGAGCCCAATTGGGTGTCCGCTTGCTGGCAACCAGCATTTGCAATGAGGTGCGGCATCGGCGTTCGTACGACCTGAACTGGGAGCGCATCCGCATGGATGTGTTGTCTCAGCTCAGCGTACTGACAAGGAGTATGGGAGGCGACTATCGGGAAACCGTCAACAGTCACTTCCTGTTCACCGTCGTTGGTGCGCTACTGGCCTACGACGCCGCGATCTTTTTTGCCATTGGTGACGGTGTCATCATGGTGAACAACGAGCTCATCCCCGGACTCGGCCCCTTCCCTGGTAACAAGCCGCCCTACTTGGGCTATGGCTTGCTGCCGGGAAATGTTGACCTTGCTCCGGATGATCTGGAGTTTCAGATCGTTGCCCAGTGCCCACTGGATGACCTGGAAAGCTTTCTGATTGGCAGTGATGGGGTCCTAGACCTCAGAAGAGTCAGTCAGAAGTGCATGCCAGGCATATCCAAACAAGTAGGTGGGATCGAGCAGTTCTGGACCGATGACCGCTACTTCGACAACGAAGAACTCGTGAACCGTCAGCTCAAGCTGATCGGTCGCGACTGGCCCAGGCGCAACCCGCAACTGGGTCTTCTCCCGGACGACACCGCCCTCGTGGCTGGCCGTCGTCACCAACAACCAAGCCCCTGA